Within Bdellovibrio bacteriovorus HD100, the genomic segment TTTCTCCCTGCCTGAATATGGCGGCATTGAGATCGCTAGCTTCGACCTGAAGTCAGACGATGTTATCGAAGTCTCCAAGAAAGCTGTAGAAGAACAGGCTTATGAGTTCTTTGACTTCCATGAGAGCTCCTACACAACCTCCACATGGCCTGAGCTTTCTAAGGAAGCTATGGCCTTTTCTCCTGAGTCTTTGGCGAAAGCCATTTTATCAGTAGATGTAGTTCGGTATGTCGCAAAATATGTTCGCGGAGAACATGAGTTTAAAGCAAATCACGAAATTCTGACCGACCGCCTATACTGGCTACTTGAGCAAGGCCTCAATGACGCCATCAAAGGTTGGAACGACACTAAGGCCGCCGAGATTCACAAGTTTGTGAAGTCTCAAAAACGCGCTTCTCGCAAAACCAAAAGAACACGTAAGTCTGCTGCCGCAGTTGATGACCATGGTCCAACAACGCCGCATATGGATATGCAACCACCAACAACGGCAGAAGCCAGTACGGAAGACAAAACAGCTTCCTAATTCTTTCTGAAGGATCAGCGATGGAAACATGGATCATGTGGTTTGTCTTAGCTGGTTTAGTGCTGGGACTAGAGCTTCTCACTGGCACTTTCTACTTGGTGGTCATCTCAATTGGGATGGCTGCGGCGGGCATCTCCGCCCTACTGGGGGCTAACGTTAGCTTGCAAGCTATCATTGCCGCAGTCATATGGGTGGTTTGCACCCTAATTCTGCGGAAGTCTCGCTTTGGAAAACCTCGTCATGTGCAAAGTGAATCTGATCCCAACGTCAATATCGACATCGGGCAAACAATCAAAGTGGATGCCTGGAGTTCAGAAAACACAGCTCGAGCAACGTATCGTGGCGCCATGTGGGACGTTGAGCTGATCAGCGGAGAAGCTTCCGCTGGCACCTTCGTCATTCGTGAAGTTCGTGGTAATCGACTTTTTGTAGCAAAACCTTAATGGGAGACATCTTAGATGGACCTGCAGTTCTTTACTCTAATTTCAGTTGTGATTCTTGTGGTAGCCGTAATCTTTGTACTTAAGACCGTTTACGTCGTCCCTCAGCAACATGCTTGGATCGTCGAACGCCTCGGCAAATACCATACGACGATGGGGCCAGGGTTGCATATCGTTGTCCCCTTCATTGACCGAGTTGGATATAAGCATGAGCTGAAGGAGATTCCTTTAGATGTACCTCCTCAAGTTTGCATTACCAAAGACAACACCCAATTGCAGGTTGATGGTATTCTATACTTCCAGGTGACCGATCCAATGCGCGCTTCATATGGTTCTTCAAACTATATTGCCGCGATCACGCAGCTTGCACAGACCACTTTGCGTTCTGTGATTGGTAAAATGGAGCTGGATAAGACCTTCGAAGAACGTGATCACATCAATACGACAATCGTGAACGCAATTGACGAATCCGCCGCCAACTGGGGCGTCAAGGTTCTGCGCTATGAAATCAAAGATTTAACGCCACCAAAAGAAATTCTTCATGCGATGCAGGCCCAAATCACGGCCGAGCGTGAAAAGCGCGCCCTGATTGCGGCGTCTGAAGGTCGCAAGCAAGAACAGATCAATCTTGCTTCGGGTGAAAGAGAAGCCGCCATTGCTAAGTCTGAAGGTGAAAAACAGGCCTCAATCAATAGAGCCGAAGGTCAGGCGGCTGCGATCCTAGCAATTGCGGAAGCCAGCGCTGAGGCCCTAAGAAAGACGGCCGCGGCAATCCGAGAGCCTGGTGGTGCGGATGCGGTTAGTTTGAAGGTGGCTGAGCAGTATGTGAATGCATTTGGTGAGTTGGCTGCTACCAACAACTCAATTATCGTTCCGGCGAATTTGAGTGATATGAGTGGGTTGATTGCTAGCGCGATGCAGATTGTGAAAACGCAAAAATAAACACATGGGGCTTTGCGGCCCCTCTTCTTTGCCGGAGCACCATGAAGCGCGCCTATTACTCCAATGATATTTCTCGATTCCTTGTCGATGCCCCATCCAGCATCCTTGGATTACTGAGCAAAGCACATGATTTTACCTTAGAAGAACAGCAAAAGAATGCCTGGGTAAAGCAGATCGAGATTCTCCAGACTTCTCTTCAGGGAATACCTGGGCACGTCTATTTTGAATATTCTATCCCTCGTGTCGGCAAACGTGTTGACCTGATAGTCATCTCTGGAAATGCTCTATTTTCAATTGAATTTAAGGTTGGTTCTAGTCAATTTGATTCATATGCTGCCGATCAAGCAATGGACTATGCACTTGACCTAAAGAACTTCCACGAAGGAAGTCATCAAATAGACATCTTTCCCGTACTGGTCGCGACAGAAGCAACCCATACTGAAGCCTTGCCCTCTCGCTTTGATGATGGCGTTTGGTCTTTAACTAGGACAAATTCTCAAAATCTATCCACTCATCTGCAGGCTCTCAAAACGAATGCAAAAGGACCTGAGATTGATCTTTTGAAATGGGACGCCTCAGGGTACAAGCCAACTCCGACAATCGTTGAAGCGGCAAAAGCCCTTTACTCAGGTCACCAGGTTGAAGAAATTAGTCGTTCCGATGCCGGCGCTACCAACTTGTCCATTACCTCTGCGGCATTAAAAAAGATTATTGACGAATCGATCTCGCAGAAAAAGAAAACTATTTGCCTTGTTACTGGCGTCCCTGGTGCGGGGAAGACACTAGTCGGCCTTGACCTAGCAACTTCATGGAATAATCCAGTTGCAAACCAACATGCGGTTCTTTTGTCTGGCAATGGTCCTTTAGTAGAAATTCTCCAAGAAGCATTAGCAAAAGACGAGGCAAATAGGTCCAAAGCTTCAAGCCCCGTTAAACTTAGTGCTGCCCGTGCAAAGGCAAAGTCATTTATACAAAACATTCACCACTTCCGAGATGAAGG encodes:
- a CDS encoding type I restriction endonuclease; the encoded protein is MSRETKQDRIIRNLLDQATEHLHELKSLDANPNTKELDVERWAQSFLRNCLGYSASAGYAIRAQETKGKMRPDLVVLYQDKPIFVVEVKKMGFDLNKSDFRCGKVQLKEYLSLIGDVRWGILTNGCEWKLYDFSLPEYGGIEIASFDLKSDDVIEVSKKAVEEQAYEFFDFHESSYTTSTWPELSKEAMAFSPESLAKAILSVDVVRYVAKYVRGEHEFKANHEILTDRLYWLLEQGLNDAIKGWNDTKAAEIHKFVKSQKRASRKTKRTRKSAAAVDDHGPTTPHMDMQPPTTAEASTEDKTAS
- a CDS encoding NfeD family protein, translated to METWIMWFVLAGLVLGLELLTGTFYLVVISIGMAAAGISALLGANVSLQAIIAAVIWVVCTLILRKSRFGKPRHVQSESDPNVNIDIGQTIKVDAWSSENTARATYRGAMWDVELISGEASAGTFVIREVRGNRLFVAKP
- a CDS encoding SPFH domain-containing protein — encoded protein: MDLQFFTLISVVILVVAVIFVLKTVYVVPQQHAWIVERLGKYHTTMGPGLHIVVPFIDRVGYKHELKEIPLDVPPQVCITKDNTQLQVDGILYFQVTDPMRASYGSSNYIAAITQLAQTTLRSVIGKMELDKTFEERDHINTTIVNAIDESAANWGVKVLRYEIKDLTPPKEILHAMQAQITAEREKRALIAASEGRKQEQINLASGEREAAIAKSEGEKQASINRAEGQAAAILAIAEASAEALRKTAAAIREPGGADAVSLKVAEQYVNAFGELAATNNSIIVPANLSDMSGLIASAMQIVKTQK